In a genomic window of Longimicrobiaceae bacterium:
- a CDS encoding cupredoxin domain-containing protein: protein MTTISQDTSAAPRLAGTARLAIAALGGIVAASVLMMVRMYSVAGEVAPPIFAFALLPAVAAVGVWRRRRWAAWLGAVAGAAIVLMIAPHLAHILAVPADVTFTPAVLLAAFALTAAVLATLTAVQHRRPARGTGLVPRWVPVKLGAVGGLLAGIFLMASLPQAGSAAVSPELLSRLPAVEAEKFDFVQREVRVRAGETVALRLENRDAASHSFDLDEADVHVLMPPGETALAVFTAPEPGTYTFYCAPHYDRGSGKGMKGTLIVEP from the coding sequence ATGACCACCATCTCGCAGGACACGTCCGCCGCGCCCCGCCTCGCCGGGACCGCGCGCCTCGCCATCGCGGCGCTGGGCGGCATCGTCGCCGCTTCGGTGCTGATGATGGTCCGCATGTACTCCGTCGCCGGTGAGGTCGCGCCTCCCATCTTCGCCTTCGCGCTGCTCCCGGCGGTCGCCGCGGTGGGCGTGTGGCGCCGCCGGCGCTGGGCGGCCTGGCTCGGCGCGGTGGCCGGCGCGGCCATCGTGCTGATGATCGCGCCACACCTCGCCCACATCCTGGCCGTCCCCGCGGACGTGACCTTCACCCCGGCCGTCCTCCTGGCCGCCTTCGCGCTCACCGCCGCGGTGCTGGCCACGCTCACGGCGGTGCAGCACCGCCGCCCGGCGCGGGGGACGGGCCTCGTCCCCCGCTGGGTCCCGGTCAAGCTGGGCGCGGTGGGCGGACTGCTGGCCGGCATCTTCCTCATGGCCTCGCTCCCGCAGGCGGGCTCGGCCGCGGTCAGCCCCGAGCTCCTGTCCCGGCTCCCGGCGGTGGAGGCGGAGAAGTTCGATTTCGTGCAGCGGGAGGTCCGCGTCCGCGCGGGAGAGACCGTGGCGCTCCGCCTGGAGAACCGCGACGCCGCGAGCCACAGCTTCGACCTGGACGAGGCCGACGTGCACGTCCTCATGCCCCCGGGCGAGACCGCCCTCGCCGTGTTCACGGCGCCGGAGCCGGGCACCTACACCTTCTACTGCGCCCCGCACTACGACCGGGGGAGCGGGAAGGGGATGAAGGGCACCCTCATCGTGGAGCCCTGA